tgtaaatagcACCGAGATGacatacagtattttttttgttctcaatAAAATCAGACAAGTGTCCACACAAAGGGATGTCAAGTGTGCTTGTCAGCAGAAACCCGTAGCAGCGCAATAGTCCCATATCATCCACTTTGTTTTGTTATCATTGCTCTAATACAAACAATCTAACATAGTAGCAATGCAGTCACTTCATATAAGTTAAAACAGGGTAAAATGTCAGAACATAACAATCAtgatcagagaaaaaaaaaatgccctaCAGGATAAAATCTTAAGGGGAAAATATTGCCCAGCTATACAACCATAGGTGTGTCtttgtattctgtttttttttttttctctcctcaatGAACTAAATACCCGGGACATCTGGAGGCACTGGGCTAGGGAGCTTATGGAAAATGAATTTCACCGGTTCAGTTAATTAGCATCTGTGCAGATGGGATTtgtaagagagaggagagaagcagGGGACGTCACATGAGCCTAATGAGAAGCACTTGTTAgtctctatttaaaaaaaaatatctgtagCTCAGATGCTACTGGTCTCATTTTTGGTTGGCTGCTCCCTTGCCTGCGCAGTCTTTGACCTCTCCTTTCAGCTCGGCTAGCTGTTCTGTATGGGCAGCAAGGGTGCCATTCACCTCAGCAAGGTAGGAGTCTGAGTGTCTTTCAAGCTCCGCCCTGATCCTCTCCAGGTGCTCCGCCAGCTCCCCCAGGCTACTACACTGGCCCTCCACCTGGCTCACTCTGCTGTCAACGTCCTTCACCTCCTTCTGGACTTCTATTGCTGTGCTCTTGCAGCCCTGCAGCTCTCCAGATAGTCTTCTCCTTAAACCCACCAGCTCAACCTTTAGCTGGGCCAGCCGCCTCTCCCCAGCACCCAGGAGGGAGGTTTGGTGTCCAATCAGTTTGGTGATTCCGTGCACCTGGTTGACAAGCTGGTGCTCTCTCTGCTCCCAGGTAGAGTTAGCCTGGCCCACTTCACTCGCAATGAAGCTAATGGAGTCCTTGAGGCCCTTCAGGGTCCGGTTCACAGAGTTTATGTTAACCTTTAGCAGGGTGATCTCTCCCTGGACGGAGCCCTCTGCTTCCTCTCGAGCGACATGGAACAGCAGGTTGTTTAAGGTTTTGTTTAAGCCGGCCAGCTGTTTCGAATGAGTGTCCAATCTGTCAGTCATCTTCTTCTCCATTCCCTCGCAGTCCTCCTCATCTTCAGTGACACTGATGCACCCTGCCGACGGGGTGGAGGGTGAGCAGGAAGAGGTGCAGAGGAGCTCCAGATCTATTAACTGTTTCTGAATGCCACCAAGGtctccctccactctcctcctcaCAGACTCGATCTCCGTCTCCAGCGCGGGGACCACCTGACCCTCCAAGAGAGCTGGAGCAGTGGCATTACTCAGCTCCTCCACTGCCAcaaacactctctcctccagggTCTTCAGCTTGTCCTCCAGCATGGTCTTGAAGCCATCCAGACCACCAGGGAGCCCAGCCACCCCATCAGCTCCCCCCTCTGTGACATTAAAGTGGCTCTCTATGTCCACCAGGCGAGTCTCCACATGTATGCTCTGGTCGGTGAGGGCTGCCTGGAGCTGTCTCTGAGATTCTGTGAGACCTTTCACTgactcctccagcagcagaacTCGAAGGGAAAGACTCTTCACCtgcaataaacaataaacatgtaaGTTTAATGGATTTTGGGTTTTATGTCCAGTCAAGCGCTAATTAATTGTAGAGATCtttagtcttgtacatattagtctttgctttgGCCAataaacctgattctgattcttattCTGAGAATATGCTTTCTTTTTAGCATAGACTTGAAAATACAGCAATAGAgtagacaaatgttttttctgacatatccgccgccagcaccgaggggccacgcggcctcgggtgcggggatctcaaaccggtaatgatccttccgcaggttcacctacgcACGTTTGGCATTTTAGGAAACACACTCATGGGGCAGAAACATGGATGAGAAAATTGATTCCACTTTCATGTCAGTGCCATAAATATTGAGTTTCagctaggtttttttttttattcctagGATTAGCTTAGTTTAGTTGATAGACTGGAAACAGTGGTAAACAGTTAGCATACAGGTTATGTACTGAATTTGATTAATTCTTTGAAGAATCAGAAAATTATTCTTGTAATTAAACTCACAACTGTCTAAGATGTCAATCTCGATTAGTTTAATCCTTCCGTCTATATTTAAGTTGTGACGTGAAGTTCTCGATCATTTTGCATCGCACAGTAACCTGAAGTAGGCTACATTCTCTTAAGGAATTTTGATAAATTAGGGGTTCACTGCAGATCATGTAACAATCCCATTCATGCCCTACCTCTCCACAACAGCTCTCAGTGAGAGTTAGGCCCTGGATCTTGGCCTGTAAAGAGCCCAACTCCTCCCTCAGGCCTGTCTCTTTTCCATCCAAAGACTGTTGCATATGCTCCTGGCCATCCATGTGCTCCCTGTGGCATTGCCTTTGCACCTCCCTGATCTTAGAGTCACAATGGTCCTTCAGTCCAGTCAAGCGACGCTCAAAGCCATCCAGGATTTCAGCCTGTACGCCAGCAATCTTAGCATCAACGATTTCACTTGTGTGAACGGTGGAGCTGGGTCCAGGGATAGGTCTGCCTCTTGCACTGTCCAACAGCTTTTTCAGCTGACCATCATGTCCCAGCACCATCCCCTAAAGTGACgatgaagagaagaaggaagaaaaaaggtAGCATTTAATTAAAGACAAGGCTTGATTGAGCAATACAGACACGGTATGAACATAACTTTGTACAAGCATTTTGGTCCAGTACCTGAATCTCCTCTAAGATGTGAGTTTTGGCTCGCAGCTCGTCCTTCACTTCTGTAACTCTTCCTACTAAGTCTCCTAAGCCGATAAACCTTTCCCCTCCTTCCAGTACATCAGGAGTGTCCGCTGGAATCACCCCATCTAATGTAGAGTCAGGCACTCGAGGACCATTGGGTATCAAGGACACCAGGATTTTGTTGGTGTCTTCTCGGAGAGATGTGCGTAGTCGCTCCTCGAGGCCAGCAACCACCCCATTGAGAGTGTCTAGCCCCTGGGTAAGGCGACGCAGATCGTCCTCCATGCGGTCCAAACGTTCTCCAGTCACTCCTGAAATCACAAATTTGTTCACTGTATTTTTGAGAACCAAACAGAAAGGAATCATGCTCACTCAGGTgcacaaaaacatgcagtagAGAAAGTCTTAATCTCCAAGGCTTTCAATCAATTTGTTTGTTCTTACCAAA
This region of Labrus bergylta chromosome 12, fLabBer1.1, whole genome shotgun sequence genomic DNA includes:
- the LOC109980904 gene encoding EMILIN-3; this translates as MRTKLWQLFALTFLLGMLLCVVDSKGTFYGGPVHPFYGNRYNLYKAGLNPHHLPNKPMTRHKNHCAYVVQKNITCTMQDGVSTFVKAEYTTKCIWGQKCPVVMYRTFYKPKYKVGYKTVTELDWRCCPGYSGENCYDGPTSLPDVMMPPFKGQGLPHRPGIKGFPHGPKPPVDHKPGGGQLEPGRPFPSVPDQRPIPTGQLPSGNGRPNFGVTGERLDRMEDDLRRLTQGLDTLNGVVAGLEERLRTSLREDTNKILVSLIPNGPRVPDSTLDGVIPADTPDVLEGGERFIGLGDLVGRVTEVKDELRAKTHILEEIQGMVLGHDGQLKKLLDSARGRPIPGPSSTVHTSEIVDAKIAGVQAEILDGFERRLTGLKDHCDSKIREVQRQCHREHMDGQEHMQQSLDGKETGLREELGSLQAKIQGLTLTESCCGEVKSLSLRVLLLEESVKGLTESQRQLQAALTDQSIHVETRLVDIESHFNVTEGGADGVAGLPGGLDGFKTMLEDKLKTLEERVFVAVEELSNATAPALLEGQVVPALETEIESVRRRVEGDLGGIQKQLIDLELLCTSSCSPSTPSAGCISVTEDEEDCEGMEKKMTDRLDTHSKQLAGLNKTLNNLLFHVAREEAEGSVQGEITLLKVNINSVNRTLKGLKDSISFIASEVGQANSTWEQREHQLVNQVHGITKLIGHQTSLLGAGERRLAQLKVELVGLRRRLSGELQGCKSTAIEVQKEVKDVDSRVSQVEGQCSSLGELAEHLERIRAELERHSDSYLAEVNGTLAAHTEQLAELKGEVKDCAGKGAANQK